Part of the Microbacterium sp. Clip185 genome is shown below.
CGGAACGGAACCCGCCTCGCTGCGGGCGAACACGGTGTTCTGCAGGAGTTCGGGCCCGCGGCAGCATCCGCACCACCCGCGAGGGCGCCACGGAAGTCAGGATGCGAGGAGGGCGAGCAGCTCCGCCGGTGCAGCGGCGGACCGCAGATCCGGACCCACGAGACGCCCACATCCGTCGAGCTCCACGGTCACCGTCGCACCGCCCTGCGTCTCCGGCAACGGGTGCAGGACCACCGTGGATGTGGCCTCCACCTCGCACGTCCCCGCGGGGCCGGCCTCGCCAATGAGGGCGAGTGCGTGCGCTGCTTGCTCCCGATCGAGGGCGTCGACACCTGCGTACGGCAGCACTCCGCGGATGCTCACCACCGTTCCCTCAGCGGGAAGCGGCGCCGGGGCGTACCGGCATAACCGCATCCCCGTGACCTCGTCGACGGAGGGCAGCGGCGCCGGCGGCACGGGGACGGCCGTGGCACCGACCTGCGGGAGATCCCGATCGCGGTCGACACCCGCGCCGGGCAGCGTCTCCGCGAGTACCAGCATCCCTGCGCTCGATGCGCAGCCCGCGGCCGTCGCCTCGGCGGACTCGATGAGGCTGCCGCGCTGGAACCGCTCCTCGACGAGGCTGAGCCGCGACACGGCGGCCTCGATGCGATCCAGGACGTCGCGTCGCGGCTGCGCGCAGCCGTCCGACGGATACGGCACGCGGATGAATCGGCCGTCGGCGCCCTCCAGCCACAGCTCCGGACCGATCCACATCGATGCCGGGCAGGCGAAAGCCGCAGCCGCATTCGGCTCGGCGAGGGCCGCGAGCAGCTCGCTCAGATCGCCCTCGAACCGTTCGACGCGGGAGCCGGCCCAGATGCCCTCGGCATCCGTCTGGGTCGTGAACCCGTCGCAGCGGTGCAGCGCCACGGGCTCGAAGCCGTCGGGAACGGCGCCTGCGACCACATCCGGATCAACTCCGCCGAACCCGTCGCCGCAGCGCAGCTCATCGATCGGCACCGCGTAGCCGCGCGGCTCGCCCGACACGAACGGTAGCGCGCCCGCGCACCCGGTGAGCACCGCCGTCAGCAGCACCGCGATGAAGGCCCCCGTCTTCCGCATCCCTCCACGCTACGGATGCGGCACGCAGCCCGCGCAACGAAGCGCTAACGATCCGCGCACCGGACTCCTGCAGGATCGCCCCGATCAGCCGGCCGCCCCGCGGCGAGCGCCCGTTCTGCAGGAGTTCGGGCTCAGTCGCGCGACGCGCGCCCCGCGGCGAAGCCGTCGGCGTAGCCGACCTGGCGCCCCATCGCGATCGCCTCGTCGGTGCCGAGGCGGAACATGTCGTGCTCGCCGGTGCGGGGCAGGGTGCGTGCGCCGGGGGTGTCGACCTCGTCGGTGACGTAACGCGACAACCCGCGCACCACCGCCACGGGACGCCCGGTCGCCTTGCCCTTGACGAGGTCGCCCGCCGAGGCGATCTCGTCGGCGACGACGGGCACCGTCACCACGAGGGGCCTCCCCTGCGCGTCGGTCCCGCCGCGCAGGTCGTCTATCACCCGCATCCCCGCGGCGCCGATCGCGATGTCGGTCTGACCGATGCGCCACGCGCGTCCCAGGGTGTCGCTCACGACGATGCCCAGTCGCACCCCGAAGCGCTCCCGCAGCGCCGCGCAGAGCGCGCGAGCCGACGCATCCGGGTCGACCGGCAACAGCAGGATCGTCCCCTCCGGGGTGTTCGAGGCGTCGACGCCCGCCGCGGCGCCCACGACGCCGAGTCGGTTCTCGACGATCCGGGTCGTGCCGCGCACCGCGACGACCCGCGCGGTCTCCGCGGTGATCGCGTCCGCGCGATCGGATGCGGCCAGCTGCCGTCCCTCCGCCTTCGAGACGATCTTGGAGGTCACGACGAGGATGTCGCCGTCCACGACGCCCTCCGCATCCGCCGCCAGGGCGTCGCCGATGATGGCGGCGAGATCGTCGCCGGCGGCCAGCTCGGCGATGCCGTCGAGGGCCCAGACCTGCATGCGGGGTGCGCTCACCCGATCATGTTTCCACACCCGACGGGGGCCTTCGGCCCTGCTGCGGCGGGCGCTCCCCCGCTAGGCTCGGAGGGTGACCGAACGCGCCCCCGTCTCCCGCAAACTCTCCGCCATCGCCGAATCCGCGACCCTCAAGGTCGATGCGAAGGCGAAGGCCCTGCAGGCCGCCGGACGCCCCGTCATCTCCTACGCCGCCGGCGAGCCCGACTTCCCGACGCCGCAGTTCATCGTGGATGCGGCCGCGGAGGCACTCAAGGACCCGGCGAACTTCCGGTACACGCCCGCCGTGGGCCTGCCGGTGTTGCGCGAGGCGATCGCCGCGAAGACGCTCCGCGACTCCGGGCTCGAGGTCTCGCCCTCGCAGATCATCGTCACCAACGGCGGCAAGCAGTCCGTCTACCAGGCGTTCCAGGCCGTCGTGAACCCGGGCGACGAGGTGCTGCTGCCCGCGCCGTACTGGACGACCTACCCCGAGACCATCCGCCTCGCCGACGGCGTACCGGTCGAGGTCTTCGCCGGCGCGGACCAGGACTACAAGGTCACGGTCGATCAGCTCGAGGCCGCGCGCACCGACCGCACCACGGTGCTCGTGTTCGTCTCGCCATCCAACCCCACCGGCAGCGTCTACACGCCGGAGGAGACACGCGCCATCGGCGAGTGGGCCCTCGCGCACGGCATCTGGGTCATCACCGACGAGATCTATCAGAACCTCGTCTACGAGGGCGTCCGGGCCGTGTCCATCGTCGAGGCCGTGCCGGAGTTGGCCGGCCAGACGATCCTCGTCAACGGCGTCGCGAAGACGTATGCGATGACCGGATGGCGCGTGGGCTGGATGGTGGGCCCGGCCGACGCGATCAAGGTCGCCGGCAACCTGCAGTCGCACCTGTCGAGCAACGTGAACAACATCGCGCAGCGTGCCGCCCTCGCCGCCCTCACCGGCCCGCAGGACGAGGCCGAGACGATGCGGGTCGCGTTCGACCGTCGCCGCCGCCTCATCGTCGACGAGCTCGCCAAGATCGACGGCGTGACGGTTCCCAACCCGCTCGGCGCGTTCTACGTCTACCCCGACGTGCAGGGACTGCTGGGCCGCGAGTGGGAAGGCGTCACGCCGACCACGACCCTGGAGCTCGCCGACCTCATCCTCGAGAAGGCCGAGGTAGCGGTGGTCCCGGGCGAGGCGTTCGGCCCGTCCGGCTACCTGCGCCTCTCGTACGCGCTCGGCGACGACGCGCTTCTCGAGGGCGTTCAGCGCCTACAGCGTCTGTTCTCCTGATCGCGACCGCGTCCCTGAAACGGTCAGCGCGGAGAGCGTGACGAGGAGGCTCCCGGCACCTCGATCGTGATCCGGGAGCCACCCTCGATCACGCCGTGACCCTTGTCGGGCGTGGGCGCGGGGATCGGGATCTCCTGCTCGGCCTCCCACACGAGCCGCGCCTCGTGCGCGGACGGGTGGAAGAGCTCGTCGAATCCGAGCAGCCCGCCCGACGATCCCGCATCGGCACCCTTCGAACGTTGCCTGCGGTGGGTCGAGATGCTCACGAGCACGAAGAGCAGCGGGATGCTCAGAACGAGGACGATGGTGCCCCACCCCAGGACGTCGCTCATTGGGCTGAGTCAGTGCTGATATGTGCCGTGGATGATGGCGCGGCCGAGCGTCTTGAACGCCAGATTGAACGAGACCACGGCGGGTGACGCGTCCACATCCACTCCGAGCGTGGGCTCGGAAACCGCGTGCACCACGAAGTAGTACCGATGCACCTGGTCGCCCTCCGGCGGCGCGGCGCCCATGAAGCCGGGCTGGCCGCCGTCGTTGCGTACGTGGAAGGCTCCGCCGGGGAGAGCGGCCGACGCGGCCCCGGTGTCGAGCGAGGTGACGGATGCGGGCACGTCGACGAGCACCCAGTGCCAGAAACCGCTCGGGGTGGGGGCGTCGGGGTCGAAGCACGTGATGACGTAGGACTGCGTGCCCTCGGGCGCGCCCGACCACGACAGCTGCGGGGAGGTGTTGCCGAGGGCAGCGACCTGGTCGTCCTTCAGCGGCGCACCGTCGGTGACGTCGTCGCTGGTGACGGTGAACGAGGCCACCGCGGGAAGAAGCGGATAGGGGTCCGGCGTCTGGGGGCGAGTGAGATCGGTCATGTCATCGAGCCTACGCACGGTTCTATGAGTGTACAGGGAGTTGCGAACTACGCCCGCGAGCCCTCCGCGCAGAGGGCGTCGCCCGCGGCGCTGCGGTAGTAGAGCACCGCGCGACCGTAGCGGGCGCGGTTGAGCAGCCCCGCCCGCGCCATCACCCGCAGGTGCTGGTTGACAGCAGAGGTCGACACCCCGAGCCGTAGCGCCAGATCCGTCGAGGATGCGGGTTCGCCGAGCTCGGCCAGCAGGAGCGCGCGCGTGCGACCGAGCAGGTCGGTGACCGCCGCCGCATCCGGTCCGATCGCGGTGGACCACATGGCCCCCTGCCCGCGCGCGGGGTACATCACGGTCGGCGGCAAGTGGTCGTCGATGGGCGTGGATACGCGCGCGGTGAAGATCGACGGCACGAGCGTCAGGCCATCGCCGAGGACGGGACGATGACGCACCTGCGGGTTCCACAGCCGCACATCCAGGTGCCGGCCGTCGTAGCGCACGGCATCCGAGAGCCCATTGAGCACGGCGCCGATGCCCGACTGGGCGGCGATGCGTCCGCGATAGGCGATGTCTGCCTGCATGACGGCATGCATGCGCGCCCAGTGCGGGGCGAAACACAGATCCCACGCCGTAGCGAGCGCGCGCTGCAGCCGGGAGACCACGACATCGTGGCGCCCCTGGAACACGCGCGGCACGCTCCCGTGCACCTTCTCCAGATCCGCGTACAGGTGCGCCCGGCTGATCCGGCCGAGGTCGGCCAGCTCGTCCTCCAGAGAGGTCAGCGGTGACGACGGACGCGGGTTCACGAAGTCCGCGACCCACCGCCTGTCGTTCACGAGCGCCAGCAGCATCTCCTCGTCGAGCAGCGACCGCACACCGGCGATGCGCTGGAGCCAGGGACGCTGCAGCGGGAACCAGTCCGGCTCGTAGAGGGCGCGCAGGGCGAGCCCCAGCTCGGACAGCGGCGAGACGCCGAAACGGATGGCGGACACGTCCGCCGCTTCCATCTCGTATCGAATCATGAAGCCATAATCTACATCGATTGCACCCCGCACGATGCCCCTGCGGGAATGGAACGGTGACGAGCACCACCCCCACCGTTCCCCTGCGCATCCTCATCTCCAACGACCACACTCTCCGACGCCTGCTGACGATCACGCTCGTCGACACCCTCGGCCGCGGCGCGTTCTTCACGCTCACGACGCTGTATCTGACGCTCATCGTCGGCGTCCCCCCGCTGTCGGTGGGCATCGGCCTGACCATTGCGGGGGCCGTCGGCGTCGCGAGTTCACTCACCTTCGGACACCTGTCCGACCGCTTCAGCGCCCGTCGGATGCTCCTCTGGCTGCACCTGCTGCAGGGAACGGCCCTCATCGGATACGTCCTCGTACACGACCTGCTGACCCTCATCATCGCCGCATCACTGGTGACCCTCGCGCAGCAGGGCAACGCGAGCGCACGTTCCGCGATCGTCGGGCGGGCTTTCCTCGGCGAAGATCGCGTCCGCATCCGCGCGACGATGCGCACCGTCACCAACGTCGGCATCGGCGTGGGAACCGCCGTCGCCGCGATCCCCCTCGCGATCGGCACCGCCTTCGCGTTCCAGCTGACCATGTCGATCGCGGGCGCCTTGTTCCTCGTCTCCGCGGTGCTGGTGAGGGGCCTGTCGGCGGAGCGCGTGGACGCGCGGCGCACGACAGCCGAAGAGACGGATGCGGACGCCGCCGCGCAGAAGGGACGCAGCCCATATCGGGATGCGCGCTTCCTGTCGCTCACCGCGCTGATGGGCGTCTTCGGCATCCAGTTCGGACTGTACGAGGTGGCCGTCCCCCTCTGGGTCGTCGCACACACCGTCGCCCCGGACGTGCTCGTGAGCCCGCTCCTGCTCGTGAACACGATCGTCGTCGTGCTGCTGCAGGTGCGCATGAGCCGCGGCACCGGCACATTCGCCGGCGCCGGACGCGCCATGCGCAACGCGGGCGTGCTGATGGTGCTCGCCTGCGCCCTGTGGGCGGGGGCGGGCTGGGTCGGCGGCGACGGGTGGGGGCCCGTCGTGGTCGCCGCCGGGATCCTGCTCGCGGCGGCTCTCGTGCACTCGCTCGCCGAGATCACCTCGAGCGCCGCCGGCTGGAGCCTGAGCTTCGATCTGGCGTCGCAGGAGCGGATGGGCAGCTACCAGGGCGTCTACGGCACCGGCTACGCGCTCGGCGCGATGGTCGCCCCCGCCGTCGTGACGATGACGGCCATCAACCTCGGCACCGCCGGATGGGCGATCCTCGCGGTCGTGTTCGGCGTCGCGGCCGCGGGCGTGGTGGTCATCGCCCGCCGCGCCGAGCGCGATGCGGCCACCGTTTGACTCTCCCCCAGGGGGAGACGGGAGGCTGGATCCATGTTGGGAATCGGTGAGTTTTCAGGGTTGACCGGCGTCAGCGTCAAGGCGCTGCGCCACTACGACGAGAAGGGCGTCCTGGTTCCGGCCGAGATCGACGCACGCTCGGGCTACCGTCGGTACGCGGAGGCACAGGTGCGCGCGGGGGTGCAGATCCGCACCCTCCGCGACGCCGGCCTCCCCCTTCCGGAGGTCACGGCGGCCGTCGCCTCCGGTGACGCGGCGGCGGCGCTCGAGGAGCACCGGCTGCGCGTGCTCGCGCAACGGCGCAGAGAGGACGACGCGTTCCGGGCGGCCGAGGTCGCTCTGCGCGCACTCGCCGCCCCCGTGGCGGTCACCGAGCGCGTGATGCCGGCGCAGCCGTTCCTCGGACAGGCGATCAGCGTGCCCGTCGAGGAACACGAGGCGCTGACGGACGACGACGCGAACCGCGTGCTCGGCGAGCTCTTCGAACGCGTGCAGGATGCGGGCCTCGGCCCCGTGGGCAACTTCTGGACGGCGCTCCGGCCCGGTGAGAACGGGCGCGTCGAGATCGTGTGCTGTTGGCCGACGTTGTCGGTGGCGCCCGAGAGCGTGCACGGCTCGGAGGCGTTCTCCGCCGTCCTCCCCGCGCGCACCGAGCTGGTCGCGAGCTGGCGGCCGACGGGCGACGAGGAGCTGCGGGAGGGCGTTCTCCATCCGGCCGTCGTCGCCCTGTTCGACGCCGTCGGCGAGCGACGGATGCGGCTGGACGAGGTCGAGGTTCGTCAGAGCGTGATCGCGACCAGCGAGACCGACTACACGGTCGAGGTCGCGGTGACGATCGGCTAGAGCTCGACGCCGACGAGCACGGGTTCGGGCTGGAGGATCAGCCCGAACTCCTGCTGCACCCGCTGCTGGATGAAGCGCGCGAGCTCGGCGATCTCGCCCGCCGTCGCCCCGCCGCGGTTCGTCAGCGCGAGCGCGTGCTTGCTCGACACCGCGGCGCGCGAGCGGCCGATGCGGAAGCCCTTGCCGATCCCCGCGTGCTCGATGAGCCACGCGGCACTCACCTTCACATCGATCGAGCGCACCGGTGCCGGAGGGACGTACCCGTCGAACCGGTCGAGCGGGATCACGCGCACCGGCTCGATCACGGGCTCGAGCGGCCACTTCGGGCACTCCGCCGGCAGGGTACGCGCGAACTCCTGCGACACCACCGCGTTCTGGAAGAACGATCCCGCGGAGCGCGTGTCGGCGTCTTCCGCATCGAGGACCATCCCCTTGCTGCGGCGCGTGGCAAGGACGGTCTCGCGCACCTC
Proteins encoded:
- a CDS encoding coenzyme F420-0:L-glutamate ligase; translated protein: MSAPRMQVWALDGIAELAAGDDLAAIIGDALAADAEGVVDGDILVVTSKIVSKAEGRQLAASDRADAITAETARVVAVRGTTRIVENRLGVVGAAAGVDASNTPEGTILLLPVDPDASARALCAALRERFGVRLGIVVSDTLGRAWRIGQTDIAIGAAGMRVIDDLRGGTDAQGRPLVVTVPVVADEIASAGDLVKGKATGRPVAVVRGLSRYVTDEVDTPGARTLPRTGEHDMFRLGTDEAIAMGRQVGYADGFAAGRASRD
- a CDS encoding pyridoxal phosphate-dependent aminotransferase: MTERAPVSRKLSAIAESATLKVDAKAKALQAAGRPVISYAAGEPDFPTPQFIVDAAAEALKDPANFRYTPAVGLPVLREAIAAKTLRDSGLEVSPSQIIVTNGGKQSVYQAFQAVVNPGDEVLLPAPYWTTYPETIRLADGVPVEVFAGADQDYKVTVDQLEAARTDRTTVLVFVSPSNPTGSVYTPEETRAIGEWALAHGIWVITDEIYQNLVYEGVRAVSIVEAVPELAGQTILVNGVAKTYAMTGWRVGWMVGPADAIKVAGNLQSHLSSNVNNIAQRAALAALTGPQDEAETMRVAFDRRRRLIVDELAKIDGVTVPNPLGAFYVYPDVQGLLGREWEGVTPTTTLELADLILEKAEVAVVPGEAFGPSGYLRLSYALGDDALLEGVQRLQRLFS
- a CDS encoding YbhB/YbcL family Raf kinase inhibitor-like protein yields the protein MTDLTRPQTPDPYPLLPAVASFTVTSDDVTDGAPLKDDQVAALGNTSPQLSWSGAPEGTQSYVITCFDPDAPTPSGFWHWVLVDVPASVTSLDTGAASAALPGGAFHVRNDGGQPGFMGAAPPEGDQVHRYYFVVHAVSEPTLGVDVDASPAVVSFNLAFKTLGRAIIHGTYQH
- a CDS encoding ArsR/SmtB family transcription factor, which encodes MIRYEMEAADVSAIRFGVSPLSELGLALRALYEPDWFPLQRPWLQRIAGVRSLLDEEMLLALVNDRRWVADFVNPRPSSPLTSLEDELADLGRISRAHLYADLEKVHGSVPRVFQGRHDVVVSRLQRALATAWDLCFAPHWARMHAVMQADIAYRGRIAAQSGIGAVLNGLSDAVRYDGRHLDVRLWNPQVRHRPVLGDGLTLVPSIFTARVSTPIDDHLPPTVMYPARGQGAMWSTAIGPDAAAVTDLLGRTRALLLAELGEPASSTDLALRLGVSTSAVNQHLRVMARAGLLNRARYGRAVLYYRSAAGDALCAEGSRA
- a CDS encoding MFS transporter, which translates into the protein MTSTTPTVPLRILISNDHTLRRLLTITLVDTLGRGAFFTLTTLYLTLIVGVPPLSVGIGLTIAGAVGVASSLTFGHLSDRFSARRMLLWLHLLQGTALIGYVLVHDLLTLIIAASLVTLAQQGNASARSAIVGRAFLGEDRVRIRATMRTVTNVGIGVGTAVAAIPLAIGTAFAFQLTMSIAGALFLVSAVLVRGLSAERVDARRTTAEETDADAAAQKGRSPYRDARFLSLTALMGVFGIQFGLYEVAVPLWVVAHTVAPDVLVSPLLLVNTIVVVLLQVRMSRGTGTFAGAGRAMRNAGVLMVLACALWAGAGWVGGDGWGPVVVAAGILLAAALVHSLAEITSSAAGWSLSFDLASQERMGSYQGVYGTGYALGAMVAPAVVTMTAINLGTAGWAILAVVFGVAAAGVVVIARRAERDAATV
- a CDS encoding MerR family DNA-binding transcriptional regulator, with product MLGIGEFSGLTGVSVKALRHYDEKGVLVPAEIDARSGYRRYAEAQVRAGVQIRTLRDAGLPLPEVTAAVASGDAAAALEEHRLRVLAQRRREDDAFRAAEVALRALAAPVAVTERVMPAQPFLGQAISVPVEEHEALTDDDANRVLGELFERVQDAGLGPVGNFWTALRPGENGRVEIVCCWPTLSVAPESVHGSEAFSAVLPARTELVASWRPTGDEELREGVLHPAVVALFDAVGERRMRLDEVEVRQSVIATSETDYTVEVAVTIG